A stretch of DNA from Bacillus sp. NP157:
TTCTGGATGCCCTTGCCCAGGCCGGTGCGATTCAGGGCGGAGACCATGCCCGAGGTGGCGGTCTGGCCGAGGCCGAAGGGATCGCCGACGGCGACGACGAAATCGCCGACACGCAGTGCCGCCGAATCCGCCACGGGCAGCGCCTGCAGGCGCTCGGCGGGAATCTGCAACACGGCGACGTCGGTGTCCGGATCCGTGCCGATCAGCTTCGCCTTGAAGTCGCGCCCATCCTGCAGGGTCACCGTGATATCGTCCGCGCCCCCCACGACATGGTTGTTGGTCAGGACATAGCCCTTGGCCGCATCCACCACCACGCCCGAACCCAGGCTTTGCTCCACGCGTTCGCGTGGCACGCCCTGGCCGAACAGCTGGGCGATCACCGGGTCGTCGAAGTAGGCGTCGCGGGAACGGACGCGGGTCTTGGTGGAGATGTTGACCACCGCCGGCGTCACCTTGGCCAGCATCGGTGCCAGCGACGGCACGGGCTGGCCGTCGACGGCCGGTGGTATGGCGGCAAACGCGGGCGACGCCGCGGCTAAAAAGAGGGCGGCGCCGACACCCAGCAAAGTGGTATGCCGACAGATGGGAATGGGCATGGAAAAGCTCCTTGGCTGCTGTGCCCCGGGCACGTCTCACGCCGGTTTCGACCACCGGTTCGCGCCAGGGTTTCAACCCGTGAGACAGGTGTTTCCGACACTTTACATCGGACCCCTCCGAGCGTAAGGTTCACCCCGGCCGCAACCACAACATCTTGTGTTCCTTCGTTCGATAGTTACCAAGTGCTGGTGCTGCGGAGACTCAGGTTCAAGCTTCAAACCAGCGTCCTTTAAGGCTTTTCTGAAAGCCGGGCGCCAGGTGGAAAGGGATGGTCGATTTCGTCCGGGGGGAGGAGATCGACGGCGGTTGCGCCGACGCTACCAATAAGAACGGCCACCACAGGCCGAGTACTTGAGGACGACACATACATGAGCACCGCACGCGCCCAGGCCCTGGGCCTCGAATCTGCCATCCCGCTGCAGCCGGCTTCGTACGACATCTGGGACAAGAAGTATCGGCTGAAGGCCAAGACGGGCGTGCCTGTCGACGGTTCGGTGGACGAGACCTACCAGCGCGTCGCCCGTGCCCTGTCCGACGTGGAAGCCACCGAAGAGCTGCGCGGCCACTGGTTTGAGCGTTTCCTGTGGGCGCTGCGCCGCGGTGCGATCCCCGCCGGCCGCATCACCTCCAATGCCGGCGCGCTGGAACACAAGCCGGCCACCTCGACGATCAACTGCACCGTGTCGGGCACCATCCACGACTCCATGGACGACATCCTGGAGAAGGTGCACGAAGCCGGCCTGACCCTGAAGGCAGGCTGCGGCATCGGTTATGAATTCAGCACGCTGCGCCCGCGCGGCGCGTACGTGAGCGGTGCCGGCGCCCATACCTCGGGCCCGCTGTCGTTCATGGATATCTACGACAAGATGTGCTTCACCGTCTCGTCCGCCGGCGGCCGCCGCGGCGCGCAGATGGGCACGTTCGACATCTCGCACCCGGACGCCAAGGAATTCATCCGCGCCAAGCGCGAGGATGGCCGCCTGCGCCAGTTCAACCTGTCGCTGCTGATCACCGACGGCTTCATGGACGCGGTCGAGAACGACCAGGACTGGCCGACCGTGTTCCCGGTGCACGTGAAGGAACAGGGCGAGATCGACCTGACCGACGCCTCCAAGGTGGTCTGGCGCGAATGGCCGACCAAGCAGAACTACGTCACCCGCGACGACGGCCTGGTGGCCTGCAAGATCTACGGCCACATCCGTGCCCGCCACCTGTGGGACATGATCATGGTCTCGACGTATGACTACGCCGAGCCGGGCTTCATCCTGATCGACCGCGTCAACGAGATGAACAACAACTGGTGGTGCGAGCACATCCGCGCGACCAACCCCTGTGGCGAGCAGCCGCTGCCGCCGTACGGCTCGTGCCTGCTGGGCTCGGTCAACCTCACCACCTTCGTGCGCGATCCGTTCGGCCCGAAGGCCCGGTTCGACTGGGAGGAGTATCGCGAGGTGGTCCGCGTGTTCACCCGCATGCTCGACAACGTGGTGGAGATCAACGGCCTGCCGCTGCCGCAGCAGCAGCACGAGATCCTGTCCAAGCGCCGCCACGGCATGGGCTTCCTCGGCCTCGGCTCGACCCTGACCATGCTGAAGATGCGCTACGGCGCGGCCGATGCGGTCAGCTTCACCGAAGACGTCAGCCGCGAGATGGCGGTGGCCGGCTGGGAAGTGGCCCTGGAGCTGTCGAAGGAAAAGGGCCCGGCCCCGGTGCTGGCGCAGACCTTCGACGTCACCGGCGACATGCTGCGCAAGCGCCCGGAGATGGTGAAGGACGGCTGGAAGGTCGGCGACCAGATCAAGGGCTCGGTGCTGCACGCCAAATATTCGCGCTACATGCAGCGCGTGGCCGCGGTCGCCCCGGAGCTGGTGGCCGAGCTGGCCGAGGCCGGTGCGCGCTTCACCCACCACTCGTCGATCGCCCCCACGGGCACGATCAGCCTGAGCCTGGCCAACAATGCCTCCAACGGCATCGAGCCCAGCTTCGCCCACCATTACTCGCGTAACGTCATCCGCGAAGGCAAGAAGTCGAAGGAAAAGGTCGAGGTCTACAGCTACGAGCTGCTGGCTTACCGCGCCCTGATCAATAGCGACGCCCTGCCGTTCTCCGAGGATGCGAAGACCCGCCTGCCGGATTACTTCGTGTCGGCCGACGACATCAGCCCGAAAGAGCACGTGGATATCCAGGCGGCCTCGCAGAAGTGGATCGACAGCTCCATTTCCAAGACCGCGAACGTCCCGACGGATTACCCGTACGAGGACTTCAAGGACATCTACACCTATGCCTACAAGCAGGGTCTGAAGGGCTGCACCACCTTCCGTTTCAACCCCGCCGCGTTCCAGGGCGTGCTGGTCAAGGAAGCCGATCTTGAAAGCACCCTCTACCGCTTCGAATTGGAAGACGGTAGCGTTGTCGAACTGAAGGGTAATGACGAAGTGGAATACGACGGTGAAATGCACACCGCCGCGAACCTCTTCGACGCCCTGAAAGAAGGTTACTACGGCAAGTTCTGACCCCGCGGAGAGGGAAAAACGTTATGACGATCGAGAACACCATCGACGAGGCCGAGTTGCCCGCGACCGATACCAGCGACACCGGCGAAACCCCGGCGTCCGAGAACGAGACCGAATCCGCGATCCCCGGCCACCCGCCGCTGGTCGCGAAGAAGGTCGTCAAGAAGAAGCCGGTGGCGATCAAGACCATCGAGCCGGCACCGACGGCGGAAGCCAGCGAAGCCGTGTCCAGCAGCGAGCCGGACTACGTCGACGAACTGGACCTGCCGGTCGCCAAGCCCAAGGCCCCGCGTAAGCCCAAGGCCCCGAAGGCCGCTGCACCCAAGCTCGAAAGCCAGGCCGACATCGCCGGCGACGAAATCGCCGCCCACCAGGCCGACGAAGCCGCCGCCGCCACGGCCGCCGCCCCCGTCGCTGCCCCTGTAGGAGCGCGCCCCGCGCGCGAAAGCCAGCCCGCGAAAAAGTCGGCCACGAAGAAAGCCCCGGCCAAGAAAGCACCAGCAAAGAAAGCCGCCACCAAAAAGTCCGGCGTAAAGAAAACCGCGGTCAAAAAGGCAGCGGTGAAGAAGGCAGCCACCAAAAAGGCAGCCGCCAAGAAGACCGCCGTGAAAAAGTCCGTAGTTAAGAAGTCCGCGGCCAAGAAGGCAGCAGTCAAGAAGTCCGCGGTCAAGAAAGCAGCAGTCAAAAAGTCCGCCGTAAAGAAGGCAGCCGTCAAAAAGGTAGCCGTCAAGAAGGCTCCGGCCAAGAAGGTCGCTTCCAAGAAGGTCGCCAAGAAAGTCGTAGCCAAGAAGGTCACGGCTAAGAAGGCTCCGACCCGCAAGGTCACCACAAAGAAGACCCCGGCAAAGAAGCTCGCCAAGGTCTCCAAGGTGGCCAAGGTCGCTAAGAAAGTAGCGAAAAAGGTCACGGTCAAGAAGGCAGCCGCCACCAAGGCGCTGAAGAAGACCGCAGCCCGCGTCGCGAAGAAGGCTTCCACCGCCCGCAAGGCGGTCAAGAAGGCAGTCGGCAAGGTCACCCGCAAGGTCGCCGGCCGTACCGCCCCCAAGAAGACGGTCCGAAAGGCCGCTGCTCCGAAAAAGGTCGTCGCCAAGGCGACCAAGAGGTCCACTGCCAGCAAGACCGGCCGTACGCCGGCGCGTAAGACCGCCGTCCGTGGCCGTCGTAAGTAAGTAGTAACCATCCGGCCCGGCGTGCGCGCCGGGCCGGATATCCCTCCGGGCGCGCCGCCACCGATCAGCAATAAGAGAAAGTCATGGCGATCAAGATCGAAAAGAAGATCAAGGGCTACCAGGTTGTAAAGCCCGAAGACAAGGCCGCCCCGGCCACCGCTCCCGCGCCCGTCAAGGAAGTCGCGGCCGTGGCCGAAGTGATCCAGATGCACGAGAGCCTCGAGCGTCCGGAAACGCTGGTGGGCAATACGTACAAGATCAAGTCGCCGCTGTTCGAGCACGCGCTGTACGTGACGATCAACGACATCGTCCTCAACGCCGGCACCCAGCACGAGCAGCGCCGTCCCTTCGAGCTGTTCATCAACTCGAAGAACATGGACCACTTCCAGTGGATCGTGGCGCTTACCCGAATCCTGTCCGCCGTCTTCCGCAAGGGTGGCGACGTGACGTTCATCGTCGAAGAGCTCAAGGCCGTCTTCGACCCGCGCGGTGGCTACTTCAAGGCCGGCGGCATCTACATGCCCAGCATCGTCGCCGAGATCGGTGGCGTGATCGAGCAGCACATGAAGTCCATCGGCCTGATCCACGACCCGGAGATGGACGACGCGACCAAGCGCCTGATCGCCGAGAAGCGTGCGGCCTACGAGAAGGCTGCTGCGCCGAAGGCTGCCGTTGCGGCGGCGCCGGTGGCTGTCGCCGAGGCGGTGGGTGATTCGCACAACAACGCGTCGGGCTTCCCGGCGGGTGCGACGCTCTGCGCCAAGTGCAATACCCAGGCGCTGGTGCTGATGGATGGGTGCCAGACTTGTTTGAATTGTGGGTATTCGAAGTGCGGGTGATTGGCGCGCACTAATGTGCCTTCGCGCTGCACGTAGTGTCTCAACCGAACGGCCCAGTGGCTCTGCCCCTGGGCCGTTTTGGTTACCGGAGTCGGCGCCTGCTCTACGCAGGTTGGAGGAGAGACGCATTGCTCATCGCAAAAGATGTCCTGCGCGTCGCCGAAAATGAGACGGCCGCTGGATAAAGTTGTTGCTCACGAAGACCTGTTCTCTGGGTCAAATGTGTGATGTATAGTCACACCTTAAGCACCCTTTAAACGAGTGAGCATGAATCCGTCCGAAGAAGAACTTGACCTCGTCCGCCGTGTCGTGGGGGTCTACGATCAGAAGTTCGTGGCTGAATTCTTGAGCTCTGTATCGCGTGGTGATTGGTGCCGCGAAACCATCAATCGATGGCTGAATGGCAAGGCCTCTCCGAAGCTGTCACATGCTGAATTCGTGGCCCTGAAGAATCTTCTTCCTACGCCGCCTGAGCGTACCGAACACACGTTCGATTTTATTGACTTGTTCGCGGGTATCGGTGGTCTGCGCCGGGGGTTCGAGGCGCTAGGCGGGCGGTGCGTCCTAACGAGTGAATGGAACGCGCCGGCAGTCAAGACTTACAAAGCAAACTATTACTGCGATCCGGATTCGCACGTGTTTAATAGCGACATTCGGGAGCTAACCCTCAGCTCTGACTCCGACGTGAGCGAAGACGAGGCCTATGCGTTCATTGACAAGAACGTCCCCCGGCACGACGTTCTGCTTGCAGGTTTCCCATGCCAGCCATTCTCTATCGCTGGCGTCTCAAAGAAAAATTCGTTGGGTCGCGCACATGGTTTCGAGTGCAAGACGCAGGGGACTCTTTTCTTTGACGTCGCGCGAATCATCGCGGCTAAACGGCCTGCGGCATTCTTGCTTGAGAATGTCAAAAACCTGAAAAGCCATGATAAGGGGCGGACTTTCAAGGTCATCATGGAAACACTTGATGAGCTTGGGTACTGGGTTGCGGACGCCGGTGGCGAAAGATCGGATGATCCGAAGGTCGTGGACGGCCGATCTTTTGTTCCTCAGCACAGGGAGCGAATCGTTCTCGTCGGTTTTAGAAAGGACCTCGGCGTTCACGACGGCTTTACGCTGAAGGACATCAAGAACTATTTCCCAAGCAAGGCACCGGTTTTGGGTGACATTCTCGAGCCTACCGTCGATGACAAATATATTCTGACGCCCAAGCTTTGGGAGTACCTCTTCAACTATTCCATCAAGCACAAGGCCAAGGGAAATGGCTTTGGCTATGGACTGGTCGGTCCGAGGGACGTGACCAGGACACTTTCTGCGCGTTACTACAAGGATGGTTCCGAGATACTGATTGATCGTGGGTTCGACCCCAGCAAATCATTTGCTGGGAAGCACAACCAGGCGCACCGGCCTCGCCGGTTAACGCCGAGAGAGTGCGCACGGCTAATGGGGTACGACAAGGCAGGAGCGGCGGCGTTCCGCATTCCAGTGTCTGATACGCAGGCTTACAAGCAATTCGGTAACTCCGTCGTAGTTCCGGTGTTCGAGGCGGTGGCTAAGCTGATGTATCCCCGGATCATGGCCGCACGAGCTGCAGAAGCAAAGTATTTGCGACAGCCGAGGAAGGACCGAAAGGTTGCCTGATATTCACGACGTTGAAACCCGCTCCCGTAACATGCGGGCAATTCGGGGCAGCGATACGAAGCCGGAGCTAGTCGTTCGGAAAGGTTTGCACGCGCAGGGCTTTCGTTATGTTCTGGGTGGCCGCGGCCTTCCTGGGCGGCCTGATCTGGTGTTGCCTCGGTACCGATCTGTGGTGTTCGTCCACGGTTGCTTCTGGCACGGGCATGGCTGCTCACTCTTCCACTGGCCAGCCTCTCGGTCTGACTTTTGGCAAGCGAAGATTTCAGCCAATGTTGCGCGAGACGAACGCGTTGTGCGTGCCCTGATTGAATTGAAATGGAATGTCGCTACCGTTTGGGAGTGCGCGATTCGAGGCAGGAGGAGAATCGGTGCCCGTACCGTCATAGAAGGTCTAGGTGAGTGGCTTTCGGACGGGGCGCCTACGCAGGTGGATTTCGGCGAGCGAGTCTCGTCCTAGTTCCGATTGAGCTTCGGCTTGTACAACTGAGTTGTCGCCACAGGGGGTGGTGAATGGAAATACTCGAAACATTGGAAGTGATTCCGGACCCGGTATCGCTAATTGAGTCTATGCGTGCGGTTGGATATACGCTGGAAGCCGCCGTCGCAGACATTGTAGACAACAGCCTGTCCGCGGATGCAGCGCGCATCCACGTTAAATACGATGCCGTCGAAAAGCCCTTCGTGGCTATTTTAGACGATGGGTTCGGTATGAGCCCGGATGAGCTGACAAATGCAATGCGCCATGGAAGCTCGAATCCGGCGGACCGGCGAGCAATCGGCGACCTTGGTCGCTTCGGGCTCGGACTCAAAACAGCGTCGCTCTCGCAGTGTCGACGACTGACCGTGATTAGTAAAAAAGGCGGAATTGTGAGTTCTCGCCGATGGGACCTCGACGTCGTGGCGCAGCTCGGTGCCTGGGCCGTCGTTGTGCCTCAGCCAAGTGAGCTGCGCGCTCTACCAATGTACGCGAGGCTCGAAAATCAGACGTCCGGGACGCTCGTGATCTGGGAAGATCTCGATCGCATGATCGCGGGGGCAAAAGATCCTGCCGCGGAGATGACGGCGAAGATGGGGCCACTCTTCGAGCATCTGGCGCTGGTCTTCCATCGATTCACCTCCGGCGATTCATCGAACGCCGCAATCGAAATAACCGTCAACTCATTGCGGTTGCCCGCTCGCGATCCGTTTCTTGGAACAAATCACTTTCGACAAGCACTTGAAGGGCAGGTTATTCGCCACGAGCGAGGGTCAGTAAGCGTTGTTCCCTACATTCTTCCGCCAGTTCACAACTTGACGCCCGAGCAAATCTCGGTAGCTGGTGGTAGGGAGGGTCTGAGGGGCACGCAAGGATTTTACGTCTACAGAGGCCGTCGTCTTGTCATCTGGGGAACTTGGTTCCGCCTTGTTCCAAAAGACGAGTTTTATAAGCTCACCAGGGTTCAGGTCGATATTCCCAATTCCTTCGACGATCTCTGGGCCCTTGACATCAAGAAGTCTGCCGCCTATCCGCCTGATGTTATTCGCGATAGGTTGCGGCAGCTTATCCCCCACTTCGCCGGCGTGAGCAAGAAGACCATTACGTTCAAGGGGAGGCGAGCCAAGTCGGCTGTCGCCGATCCGCTGTGGACACGTAGTGAACTTCCCGGGCGCCGAGTCGCATATACGCCGAATGTCGACCATCCGCTGCTTATGCAGATTGCGGAGGCGATTCCGCGCGATAAGCAGTCTTCATTCCAGATCCTTCTCGATCTTCTCGGAAGGTCGCTCCCCATCGAATCAATCTACGCTGACATGAGTTCTGACGATGTGCAATCGACCGACCCAGCTCTTGCCTCAGAGCTTTCGCTAATTGCATCGCAGTTGATGAGCATAAGCGGAATGACACTTGACCAGATCCTCGAGATGGATCCGTTCGTTCACCACATGTCACTTCACGAACATATGAGAAGGGAGATCGAAAATGTTTGATGCATTCGTGATGGCGGTTGGCGCCATAAACGGTCGCCCCCTTACCGACGAGCTGCTGCATGAGGTGATGCAATTCCTGAAGAGCATCCCCGCGCTAGGCGAAGCCGATCTTCCGTCTGTCCAAAGGAGGCTCGAGGCAACCATCGGGGTGAACATGATGGTTGGAGATGGAGTCACCGATGGAGCTGTGGCCCCGTGGGTTGAAGATCGAAAGGCCTCCACGGATTGGATCTACTGGGACTCGTACTCAAAACAGCTACGGGCATCCGGTCTTCCTTCGTCTGTCGTGCGCACCCTTGATGAGGATACGGACAATATCCTGACGCAGTGTGGGAACCCTGCGTCGAATTCTGCGTGGCGGATTCAAGGCTTGGTGATGGGGGATGTGCAGTCGGGTAAGACCGCAAGTTATTCGGGCCTCGTCGCAAAGGCGGCTGATTCTGGGTACAAGGTTATCGTACTTTTGACCGGTACGATCGAGGATTTGCGATCGCAAACACAGGAGCGCCTCGACGAAGGGTTCGTTGGTCGCGATAGCAGGCAGCTACTGCGCGGAGAGGTTAGCGGGGCGAAAATCGGCGCTGGCCGATTCCGGAGCCAGACGCCGAATGTACTGACGTCGATCGACTCGGACTTCTTAACCTCGAATATGGCAGCGCTGCGAGGAATACCGCTAAAGAACATCAACGAGCCTGTTCTTCTGGTTATGAAGAAGAACTCAACGGCCCTTCGTAACCTGTGCACATTCCTAGACGGACAAGCGGGCGCAGCGGGAGACAAGCTCGCTATCCCACTTCTTGTTATCGATGACGAGGCTGATAACGCCTCTGTGAACGGGAAGAAGGATGAAGATAGTCCGTCGACGATCAATAGCCTGATCAGGGCCGTCCTGGGCAGGTTTCATCAGGCTACATACGTCGCTTATACAGCTACGCCATTCGCTAACGTGTTCATCAATCCAGACCCCGATGGTACCGATCTCTTCCCGAAGAACTTCATTTACAGTCTGAGCGCCCCTACCAGTTATATCGGGGCTTCGGCAATATTTGGTGAAGATGGTGACTGGACCGATCAGGTTGTAGATATCGACGACGCAGATTCTGTATTTCCTGCGAAACACAAAAAGACCCTTGAAGTTTCGGAATTGCCTCCGTCGCTTCTGGACGCGGCAAATGCGTTCTTTCTTTCGTGTGCGATTCGGGACTTAAGAAATGAGCCCCTCAAGCATCGTTCAATGCTTGTGAATGTGACGACGTTCACGGATGTTCAGATCCAGGTGTCTGAGCTATTGAACGCTTACCGCTATAGCATGATTGAGATGGTAAAGCAGTACCTTGCCGACGACGATCTGTGGCATGGCCATGATTTGTTGCGATCACTACACGACACATTTGTCAGTCGCTACTCTTCAGTTCAAGTAGAGTGGAATGAAGTGCGAGCGAAGCTTTATGACTCGATCGCTTCCGTTAAAGTTGTGACCGTAAACCAGCGGACTGAGCGAGCCGAGCGCTTAAATTACGGCATGTACGAGGCTTCAGAGAAGGGGCGTCGCGTCATCGCGGTCGGTGGCATGACGCTCTCGCGTGGGCTCACTCTCCAGGGTCTATGTGTCAGCTATTTCTTCCGCAGCTCAAAAGCGTATGACACACTTCTTCAGATGGGTCGATGGTTCGGCTACAGACCTGGCTACGACGATCTGTGCCGGATCTGGATGACCGATGAAGTTCAGAGGTGGTTTCGTCATATCGCAGAAGTAGTTGCCGAACTCCGCTCAGATATCCGTCGCATGCACGCAAATAACCAGCCTCCAAGCCAGTTCGGAATCCGCGTTCGCTCGCACCCGGATACGCTGCTTGTCACTGCCGCTTATAAGATGCGAAATTCGGAAGAGGTTGATGTCGACCTTTCATTTAGCGGGAAATTGGTGTCGACACCGGTACTTCCTCGTGCGGTCGATGTAAATAAAAGAAACGTTGAGGCAACAGCCCGCTTCATTGCCTCGCTCGGCTCGTCAGCCACTGACGGAAGTCGATATATATGGTCGGGAGTGCGTGCCGAAGATGTAGCTACGTATTTGCAGAGCATCGTTATCTCACCGCTCAACTCTTCGTTCATCGCGGACGCTAAAACTGGAGAGTCGCCGCTCATTGACTTCATCAGGAGCAGTGGCATTGATGACCTCGCGAGATGGGACGTTTGCCTTCCACAGGGGGAGGGTGCTGTCGCGTCGACCATCGCAATTAAGAGTGTCGATGGAGCAGCAGCTTCGCCCCGCCGGCGTCAGCGCCAGTTCGAGGGATCGCCAAGCCGAGTTACAAGCTATCTCAAGGTGAACAAGCAGCGAGTCGGCGAGCCGTCGGATGAGCGCGTCGGCCTGACAAGAGATGAGGTGGAACGTGCGGAAAACTCATGGCGGGAGCTCAATCCGGGATCGGCGGCTAAAACAGTCCCCGGCCATGCGTATTCCAATCATCGCACCCGCCCGTTGCTGACCATCCACGTAATCGAGCCGAAGGATTCCCAGGCATCAGAAGAAAAACGTCGGACATTGCCGACATCGTCTATTGAGCCTAAGACGCTCATCGCTATCAGTCTATCGTTCCCAGTCTTCGACGGCGACGTCAGCACGTCAGTTCCGTATCGACTCAATAAGGTTTACCTACGCGAGATCGGCCTCATCGAGGAAGATAATGATGGCGACGATTGACCAAAGGTGGTCAGAACTCCGCGAAGAACTGACGACGGGCATCGGTTGGTCCGATGGCGATTCTTACCGCATGAGGCTTTTTGATCAGGACGGCCAGCACGCTATCTTTGCTGCGATCGATGGCATGGGGCGATCAATGCTTGCAATTGGGAGCTCGGCAAAGCCACAGGCTGTGTACTTTGACACGGCTTCGGTGGACTGCTTCCGAAGTCAACGTGCGGATGGCACTTGGCTCCTTTTGATCAGGCTAACGGATTCATCGCTCT
This window harbors:
- a CDS encoding adenosylcobalamin-dependent ribonucleoside-diphosphate reductase, encoding MSTARAQALGLESAIPLQPASYDIWDKKYRLKAKTGVPVDGSVDETYQRVARALSDVEATEELRGHWFERFLWALRRGAIPAGRITSNAGALEHKPATSTINCTVSGTIHDSMDDILEKVHEAGLTLKAGCGIGYEFSTLRPRGAYVSGAGAHTSGPLSFMDIYDKMCFTVSSAGGRRGAQMGTFDISHPDAKEFIRAKREDGRLRQFNLSLLITDGFMDAVENDQDWPTVFPVHVKEQGEIDLTDASKVVWREWPTKQNYVTRDDGLVACKIYGHIRARHLWDMIMVSTYDYAEPGFILIDRVNEMNNNWWCEHIRATNPCGEQPLPPYGSCLLGSVNLTTFVRDPFGPKARFDWEEYREVVRVFTRMLDNVVEINGLPLPQQQHEILSKRRHGMGFLGLGSTLTMLKMRYGAADAVSFTEDVSREMAVAGWEVALELSKEKGPAPVLAQTFDVTGDMLRKRPEMVKDGWKVGDQIKGSVLHAKYSRYMQRVAAVAPELVAELAEAGARFTHHSSIAPTGTISLSLANNASNGIEPSFAHHYSRNVIREGKKSKEKVEVYSYELLAYRALINSDALPFSEDAKTRLPDYFVSADDISPKEHVDIQAASQKWIDSSISKTANVPTDYPYEDFKDIYTYAYKQGLKGCTTFRFNPAAFQGVLVKEADLESTLYRFELEDGSVVELKGNDEVEYDGEMHTAANLFDALKEGYYGKF
- a CDS encoding histone H1-like repetitive region-containing protein; the encoded protein is MTIENTIDEAELPATDTSDTGETPASENETESAIPGHPPLVAKKVVKKKPVAIKTIEPAPTAEASEAVSSSEPDYVDELDLPVAKPKAPRKPKAPKAAAPKLESQADIAGDEIAAHQADEAAAATAAAPVAAPVGARPARESQPAKKSATKKAPAKKAPAKKAATKKSGVKKTAVKKAAVKKAATKKAAAKKTAVKKSVVKKSAAKKAAVKKSAVKKAAVKKSAVKKAAVKKVAVKKAPAKKVASKKVAKKVVAKKVTAKKAPTRKVTTKKTPAKKLAKVSKVAKVAKKVAKKVTVKKAAATKALKKTAARVAKKASTARKAVKKAVGKVTRKVAGRTAPKKTVRKAAAPKKVVAKATKRSTASKTGRTPARKTAVRGRRK
- the dcm gene encoding DNA (cytosine-5-)-methyltransferase, translated to MNPSEEELDLVRRVVGVYDQKFVAEFLSSVSRGDWCRETINRWLNGKASPKLSHAEFVALKNLLPTPPERTEHTFDFIDLFAGIGGLRRGFEALGGRCVLTSEWNAPAVKTYKANYYCDPDSHVFNSDIRELTLSSDSDVSEDEAYAFIDKNVPRHDVLLAGFPCQPFSIAGVSKKNSLGRAHGFECKTQGTLFFDVARIIAAKRPAAFLLENVKNLKSHDKGRTFKVIMETLDELGYWVADAGGERSDDPKVVDGRSFVPQHRERIVLVGFRKDLGVHDGFTLKDIKNYFPSKAPVLGDILEPTVDDKYILTPKLWEYLFNYSIKHKAKGNGFGYGLVGPRDVTRTLSARYYKDGSEILIDRGFDPSKSFAGKHNQAHRPRRLTPRECARLMGYDKAGAAAFRIPVSDTQAYKQFGNSVVVPVFEAVAKLMYPRIMAARAAEAKYLRQPRKDRKVA
- the vsr gene encoding DNA mismatch endonuclease Vsr, producing MPDIHDVETRSRNMRAIRGSDTKPELVVRKGLHAQGFRYVLGGRGLPGRPDLVLPRYRSVVFVHGCFWHGHGCSLFHWPASRSDFWQAKISANVARDERVVRALIELKWNVATVWECAIRGRRRIGARTVIEGLGEWLSDGAPTQVDFGERVSS
- a CDS encoding ATP-binding protein, with the protein product MEILETLEVIPDPVSLIESMRAVGYTLEAAVADIVDNSLSADAARIHVKYDAVEKPFVAILDDGFGMSPDELTNAMRHGSSNPADRRAIGDLGRFGLGLKTASLSQCRRLTVISKKGGIVSSRRWDLDVVAQLGAWAVVVPQPSELRALPMYARLENQTSGTLVIWEDLDRMIAGAKDPAAEMTAKMGPLFEHLALVFHRFTSGDSSNAAIEITVNSLRLPARDPFLGTNHFRQALEGQVIRHERGSVSVVPYILPPVHNLTPEQISVAGGREGLRGTQGFYVYRGRRLVIWGTWFRLVPKDEFYKLTRVQVDIPNSFDDLWALDIKKSAAYPPDVIRDRLRQLIPHFAGVSKKTITFKGRRAKSAVADPLWTRSELPGRRVAYTPNVDHPLLMQIAEAIPRDKQSSFQILLDLLGRSLPIESIYADMSSDDVQSTDPALASELSLIASQLMSISGMTLDQILEMDPFVHHMSLHEHMRREIENV
- a CDS encoding Z1 domain-containing protein, which translates into the protein MFDAFVMAVGAINGRPLTDELLHEVMQFLKSIPALGEADLPSVQRRLEATIGVNMMVGDGVTDGAVAPWVEDRKASTDWIYWDSYSKQLRASGLPSSVVRTLDEDTDNILTQCGNPASNSAWRIQGLVMGDVQSGKTASYSGLVAKAADSGYKVIVLLTGTIEDLRSQTQERLDEGFVGRDSRQLLRGEVSGAKIGAGRFRSQTPNVLTSIDSDFLTSNMAALRGIPLKNINEPVLLVMKKNSTALRNLCTFLDGQAGAAGDKLAIPLLVIDDEADNASVNGKKDEDSPSTINSLIRAVLGRFHQATYVAYTATPFANVFINPDPDGTDLFPKNFIYSLSAPTSYIGASAIFGEDGDWTDQVVDIDDADSVFPAKHKKTLEVSELPPSLLDAANAFFLSCAIRDLRNEPLKHRSMLVNVTTFTDVQIQVSELLNAYRYSMIEMVKQYLADDDLWHGHDLLRSLHDTFVSRYSSVQVEWNEVRAKLYDSIASVKVVTVNQRTERAERLNYGMYEASEKGRRVIAVGGMTLSRGLTLQGLCVSYFFRSSKAYDTLLQMGRWFGYRPGYDDLCRIWMTDEVQRWFRHIAEVVAELRSDIRRMHANNQPPSQFGIRVRSHPDTLLVTAAYKMRNSEEVDVDLSFSGKLVSTPVLPRAVDVNKRNVEATARFIASLGSSATDGSRYIWSGVRAEDVATYLQSIVISPLNSSFIADAKTGESPLIDFIRSSGIDDLARWDVCLPQGEGAVASTIAIKSVDGAAASPRRRQRQFEGSPSRVTSYLKVNKQRVGEPSDERVGLTRDEVERAENSWRELNPGSAAKTVPGHAYSNHRTRPLLTIHVIEPKDSQASEEKRRTLPTSSIEPKTLIAISLSFPVFDGDVSTSVPYRLNKVYLREIGLIEEDNDGDD